The proteins below come from a single Acinonyx jubatus isolate Ajub_Pintada_27869175 chromosome A1, VMU_Ajub_asm_v1.0, whole genome shotgun sequence genomic window:
- the SLITRK5 gene encoding SLIT and NTRK-like protein 5, with product MHTCCPPVTLEQDLHRKMHSWMLQSLAFALTSLVLSCAETIDYYGEICDNACPCEEKDGILTVSCENRGIISLSEISPPRFPVYHLLLSGNLLNRLYPNEFVNYTGASILHLGSNVIQDIETGAFHGLRGLRRLHLNNNKLELLRDDTFLGLESLEYLQVDYNYISVIEPNAFGKLHLLQVLILNDNLLSSLPNNLFRFVPLTHLDLRGNRLKLLPYVGLLQHMDKVVELQLEENPWNCSCELISLKDWLDSISYSALVGDVVCETPFRLHGRDLDEVSKQELCPRKLISDYEMRPQTPLSTTGYLHTTPASVNSVATSSSAVYKPPLKPPKGTRQPNKPRVRPTSRQPSKDLGYSNYGPSIAYQTKSPVPLECPTACTCNLQISDLGLNVNCQERKIESIAELQPKPYNPKKMYLTENYIAVVRRSDFLEATGLDLLHLGNNRISMIQDRAFGDLTNLRRLYLNGNRIERLSPELFYGLQSLQYLFLQYNLIREIQSGTFDPVPNLQLLFLNNNLLQAMPSGVFSGLTLLRLNLRSNHFTSLPVSGVLDQLKSLIQIDLHDNPWDCTCDVVGMKLWVEQLKVGVLVDEVICKAPKKFAETDMRSIKSELLCPDYSDVVVSTPTPSSIQVPARTSAVTPAVRSNSTGAPAGLGAGGGASSVPLSVLILSLLLVFIMSVFVAAGLFVLVMKRRKKNQSDHTSTNNSDVSSFNMQYSVYGGGGGAGGHPHAHVHHRGPALPKVKTPAGHVYEYIPHPLGHMCKNPIYRSREGNSVEDYKDLHELKVTYSSNHHLQQQQPPPPPPPPPPQQQPPPPLQLQPGEEERRESHHLRSPAYSVSTIEPREDLLSPVQDADRFYRGILEPDKHCSTTPAGNSLPEYPKFPCSPAAYTFSPNYDLRRPHQYLHPGAGDSRLREPVLYSPPSAVFVEPNRNEYLELKAKLNVEPDYLEVLEKQTTFSQF from the coding sequence ATGCACACTTGCTGCCCCCCAGTAACTTTGGAACAGGACCTTCACAGAAAAATGCATAGCTGGATGCTGCAGAGTCTAGCGTTTGCTCTAACATCTCTCGTCCTTTCGTGTGCAGAAACCATCGATTATTATGGGGAAATCTGTGACAATGCATGTCCTTGTGAGGAAAAGGACGGCATTTTAACTGTGAGCTGTGAAAACCGGGGGATCATCAGCCTCTCTGAAATTAGCCCTCCCCGTTTCCCAGTCTACCACCTCCTGTTGTCTGGAAACCTTTTGAACCGTCTCTATCCCAATGAGTTTGTCAATTACACCGGGGCTTCAATTTTGCATCTGGGTAGCAACGTTATCCAGGACATTGAGACTGGGGCTTTCCACGGGCTGCGGGGTTTAAGGAGATTGCATCTGAACAATAATAAACTGGAACTTCTGCGAGATGATACCTTCCTTGGCCTGGAGAGCCTGGAGTACCTACAGGTCGATTACAATTACATCAGTGTCATTGAACCCAATGCTTTTGGGAAACTGCATTTATTGCAGGTGCTTATCCTCAATGACAATCTCTTGTCCAGTTTACCCAACAACCTCTTCCGTTTTGTGCCCTTAACACACTTGGACCTGCGGGGGAACCGGCTGAAACTTCTGCCCTATGTGGGGCTGTTGCAGCACATGGATAAAGTTGTGGAGTTACAGCTGGAAGAAAACCCCTGGAATTGCTCCTGCGAGCTGATCTCTCTCAAGGATTGGTTGGACAGTATCTCCTACTCGGCCCTGGTGGGGGATGTGGTTTGTGAGACCCCCTTCCGCTTACACGGCCGGGATTTGGACGAGGTGTCCAAGCAGGAACTTTGCCCAAGGAAACTTATTTCAGATTATGAGATGAGGCCACAGACGCCTTTGAGCACCACGGGGTATCTACACACTACCCCAGCCTCGGTGAATTCCGTGGCCACTTCTTCCTCAGCTGTTTACAAACCCCCCTTAAAGCCCCCTAAGGGGACCCGCCAACCCAACAAGCCCAGAGTGCGCCCCACCTCTCGGCAGCCCTCCAAGGACTTGGGCTACAGCAACTATGGCCCCAGCATCGCCTACCAGACCAAATCTCCGGTGCCTTTGGAGTGTCCCACCGCGTGCACTTGCAACCTACAAATCTCCGATCTGGGCCTCAACGTCAACTGCCAGGAGCGCAAAATCGAGAGCATCGCGGAGCTGCAGCCCAAGCCCTACAACCCCAAGAAGATGTATCTGACGGAGAACTACATTGCGGTTGTGCGCAGGAGCGACTTCCTGGAGGCTACGGGGCTGGACCTCCTACACCTGGGCAACAACCGAATCTCCATGATCCAGGACCGCGCTTTCGGCGATCTCACCAACCTGAGGCGCCTCTACCTAAATGGCAACAGGATTGAGAGGCTGAGCCCGGAGTTGTtctatggcctgcaaagcctgcAGTATCTCTTCCTCCAGTACAATCTCATACGTGAGATTCAGTCTGGGACTTTCGACCCGGTCCCAAACCTCCAGCTGCTATTTCTGAATAACAACCTCCTGCAGGCCATGCCCTCAGGCGTCTTCTCAGGCCTGACCCTTCTCAGGCTGAACCTAAGGAGTAACCATTTCACCTCCTTGCCCGTGAGTGGAGTTCTGGACCAACTCAAGTCACTCATCCAAATCGACCTGCATGACAACCCTTGGGATTGTACCTGCGACGTGGTGGGCATGAAGCTGTGGGTCGAACAGCTCAAAGTGGGTGTCTTGGTGGATGAGGTCATCTGCAAGGCGCCCAAGAAGTTTGCGGAGACCGATATGCGCTCCATTAAGTCGGAGCTGCTGTGTCCAGACTACTCTGACGTGGTGGTTTCCACGCCCACGCCCTCTTCCATCCAGGTCCCGGCGAGGACCAGCGCGGTGACCCCCGCGGTCCGGTCGAACAGCACCGGGGCCCCCGCGGGCTTGGGCGCGGGGGGAGGTGCGTCGTCGGTGCCCCTGTCGGTGTTGATTCTCAGCCTGCTGCTGGTTTTTATCATGTCCGTCTTCGTGGCCGCCGGGCTCTTCGTGCTGGTTATGAAGCGCAGGAAGAAGAACCAGAGCGACCACACCAGCACCAACAACTCCGACGTGAGCTCCTTCAACATGCAGTACAGCGTatacggcggcggcggcggcgcgggagGCCACCCGCACGCGCACGTGCACCACCGCGGGCCCGCGCTGCCCAAGGTGAAGACGCCCGCGGGCCACGTGTACGAGTACATCCCCCATCCACTGGGCCACATGTGCAAAAACCCCATCTACCGCTCCCGAGAGGGCAACTCCGTGGAGGATTACAAAGACCTGCACGAGCTCAAGGTCACCTACAGCAGCAACCACcacctgcagcagcagcagccgccgccgccgccgccgccgccgccgccgcagcagCAGCCCCCGCCGCCTCTGCAGCTGCAgccgggggaggaggagaggcgggAAAGCCACCACTTGCGGAGTCCCGCCTATAGCGTCAGCACCATCGAGCCCCGGGAGGACCTACTGTCGCCGGTGCAGGACGCCGACCGCTTTTACAGGGGCATTTTAGAACCAGACAAACACTGCTCCACCACCCCCGCCGGCAACAGCCTCCCGGAATATCCCAAATTCCCGTGCAGCCCCGCTGCTTACACTTTCTCCCCAAACTATGACCTGAGACGCCCCCATCAGTATTTGCACCCGGGGGCAGGGGACAGCAGGCTGCGGGAACCGGTGCTCTACAGCCCCCCCAGTGCTGTCTTTGTAGAACCCAACCGGAACGAGTATCTggagttaaaagcaaaactaaacgtTGAGCCGGACTACCTCGAAGTGCTGGAAAAACAGACCACATTTAGCCAGTTCTAA